The following are encoded in a window of Polynucleobacter sp. AP-Kolm-20A-A1 genomic DNA:
- the lpxA gene encoding acyl-ACP--UDP-N-acetylglucosamine O-acyltransferase: MTRIHASAVVDSKAELASDVEIGPYSVIGPNVKIGAGTKVGSHTVIEGCTTIGKENNFAHFAAIGGAPQDMKYRGEPTQLIIGDRNTIREFTTIHTGTSQDLGITRIGNDNWIMAYVHIAHDCQVGNHTIFSSNAQIAGHVQVDDWAIMGGMSGVHQFVRIGQHAMLGGASALVQDIPPFVIAAGDKASPHGINVEGLKRRGFSSETISALRQAYKVLYKDGLSFEEAKVEIQKMVSAHSADAATAEKLAQFHDFIAASTRGIIR; encoded by the coding sequence ATGACAAGGATTCATGCATCTGCTGTCGTAGATAGCAAGGCCGAACTAGCTAGTGATGTTGAGATTGGCCCGTATTCTGTTATTGGTCCTAACGTCAAAATTGGCGCCGGTACAAAAGTAGGGTCTCATACCGTGATTGAGGGCTGCACCACAATCGGTAAAGAGAATAATTTTGCGCACTTTGCAGCGATTGGCGGAGCTCCGCAGGATATGAAGTACCGCGGTGAGCCAACCCAATTAATCATTGGTGATCGCAACACGATTCGTGAGTTCACTACGATTCACACGGGCACTTCTCAAGATTTGGGTATTACCCGGATTGGTAATGACAATTGGATCATGGCCTATGTCCATATCGCTCATGATTGCCAGGTTGGTAACCATACGATTTTTTCGAGCAATGCACAGATCGCTGGCCATGTTCAGGTTGATGATTGGGCCATTATGGGTGGCATGTCGGGCGTACATCAATTTGTTCGTATTGGTCAGCACGCCATGTTGGGCGGTGCCTCTGCTTTAGTACAAGATATCCCGCCATTTGTTATTGCGGCTGGGGATAAAGCTTCTCCTCATGGCATCAACGTTGAGGGTTTAAAGCGTCGCGGTTTCTCAAGCGAAACGATTTCTGCATTGCGTCAGGCCTATAAAGTTTTGTATAAGGATGGCCTGAGCTTTGAGGAAGCAAAAGTCGAGATTCAAAAGATGGTTTCCGCTCATTCGGCAGATGCTGCTACTGCTGAAAAGTTAGCGCAATTCCATGACTTTATTGCCGCCTCAACCCGCGGCATCATTCGGTAA
- a CDS encoding phosphatidate cytidylyltransferase produces the protein MLKTRIITALVLMAVLLPILFLLPAIYVGAFFLIALLAAAWEWSRLLNPGAERAAWLYALLCLLTILFLLGMQNADWQLALLLLAVIFWFFIAPFILAKGMNLSLQKLRPFYVVLGLILLPATWFALVFLRELGLIFLLSSMALVWVADIGAYFVGKAIGKHKLAVQISPGKSIEGAIGGLVLCYVYAFLCVYFLPFESTLFGAWAIRFGWVAMFLMVTVLTAFSIFGDLFESQLKRLAGVKDSSNLLPGHGGVLDRVDALIPAMPIAALLAGLV, from the coding sequence ATGCTAAAAACCCGAATCATTACCGCCTTAGTTCTTATGGCGGTGTTGTTGCCGATCTTATTTTTATTGCCCGCAATTTATGTCGGTGCATTTTTTCTCATTGCTTTGTTGGCAGCTGCTTGGGAATGGAGTCGTTTATTAAATCCTGGGGCAGAGCGCGCAGCATGGTTATACGCACTACTATGTCTGCTGACTATTCTATTTTTACTGGGCATGCAAAACGCCGATTGGCAGCTTGCCTTGTTGCTCTTGGCTGTGATCTTCTGGTTCTTTATTGCGCCCTTTATCTTGGCAAAAGGGATGAATCTGTCTTTGCAAAAGTTACGACCTTTTTATGTGGTGCTCGGATTAATTTTGCTTCCAGCCACATGGTTTGCTCTAGTATTTTTGCGCGAACTAGGACTTATCTTTTTATTAAGCAGCATGGCCTTAGTTTGGGTAGCAGATATTGGCGCCTACTTTGTTGGCAAGGCTATTGGCAAGCACAAGCTCGCCGTACAAATTAGCCCAGGTAAGTCGATTGAGGGTGCAATTGGTGGTTTAGTGCTTTGTTATGTTTACGCATTCTTATGTGTTTATTTCTTGCCTTTTGAATCTACCTTGTTTGGTGCTTGGGCCATTCGTTTTGGTTGGGTAGCTATGTTCTTGATGGTTACTGTGCTAACGGCGTTCAGCATTTTTGGTGATTTATTTGAATCCCAACTCAAGCGTTTGGCAGGGGTAAAAGACAGTAGCAATTTATTGCCAGGCCACGGCGGCGTATTAGATCGTGTGGATGCTTTGATACCAGCAATGCCTATTGCAGCCTTATTAGCAGGATTGGTGTAA
- a CDS encoding RIP metalloprotease, translated as MQALITLAAFIVTLGLLVSFHEFGHFLAARCCGVRVLRFAVGFGKPIFTYHASNKTEWVLASIPLGGYVKLLDGRDAQQKITPEEESQSFDKKPLWQRSLIVAAGPFANFFLAVILFAMIYISGAPQLPAVLQAPPESSVAAKLGLAEGDRVIGWQKLSADTESAHFSGEFEPVPSWNALRWLLMDAVTGGDGFSLEIQTPTGGRHTKVFLTAELPRLTPEKDPLMGLGVLPKATPLSDWQMLQLGPIEALSYASQRVWLISKVSTRLMLGILTGETSVKQLGGPLSIAEMAGKTAQVGWQPFLAFLALMSISIGLLNLAPFPMLDGGQLLYDAWELVAGKRIPISMQEQLQKVGFLLLISLSLLALFNDLQRYFSP; from the coding sequence TTGCAAGCATTGATTACACTTGCCGCTTTTATTGTCACGCTTGGATTGCTAGTGAGCTTTCATGAGTTCGGACATTTTTTGGCGGCACGTTGCTGCGGAGTGCGTGTTTTAAGATTTGCAGTTGGATTTGGGAAGCCGATCTTTACTTATCACGCTAGCAATAAAACAGAGTGGGTGCTGGCCTCCATTCCACTAGGCGGCTATGTCAAACTTTTAGATGGGCGTGATGCTCAGCAAAAAATTACTCCAGAAGAAGAATCACAATCCTTTGATAAAAAACCACTGTGGCAGCGCTCCCTGATTGTTGCCGCAGGCCCGTTCGCCAATTTTTTTCTGGCGGTCATTCTGTTTGCAATGATTTATATATCCGGTGCCCCCCAGTTACCTGCTGTTTTGCAGGCTCCCCCAGAAAGCTCGGTTGCCGCTAAGTTGGGATTGGCTGAGGGGGATAGGGTGATTGGGTGGCAAAAACTGAGTGCTGATACTGAATCTGCGCACTTTTCTGGTGAATTTGAGCCTGTTCCCAGTTGGAATGCCTTGCGTTGGTTGCTAATGGACGCGGTCACAGGTGGGGATGGATTTTCATTGGAAATTCAGACTCCAACTGGCGGTCGACATACAAAAGTCTTTTTGACGGCTGAATTGCCTAGATTGACCCCGGAAAAAGACCCTCTAATGGGGCTTGGAGTTTTACCCAAGGCAACCCCATTATCAGACTGGCAGATGCTGCAGCTGGGCCCAATTGAGGCCCTATCCTATGCCTCACAAAGGGTATGGCTTATTTCTAAAGTTTCCACAAGGTTAATGCTGGGAATATTGACTGGGGAAACCTCGGTAAAGCAGTTAGGCGGCCCCCTCAGTATTGCGGAGATGGCCGGCAAGACTGCTCAAGTGGGCTGGCAGCCATTTTTAGCCTTTTTGGCACTTATGAGTATTAGCATTGGACTACTCAATTTAGCCCCTTTCCCGATGTTAGATGGGGGTCAGCTCCTGTATGATGCATGGGAGTTAGTCGCTGGTAAGCGGATTCCGATTTCCATGCAAGAGCAGCTCCAGAAAGTGGGCTTCTTATTGCTGATTTCCCTGTCGCTGCTGGCCTTGTTTAACGATTTACAACGCTATTTTTCGCCTTGA
- the ispC gene encoding 1-deoxy-D-xylulose-5-phosphate reductoisomerase: MKQVAILGSTGSIGMNTLDVIRNHPDRFKVVALTAGKQIEKLAEQCAEFKPAIAVVSDVNGAASLSKLLLDKQIKTQVLYGPAALVAAVTESNCDTVMAAIVGAAGLVPALAAAKAGKRVLLANKEALVMSGDLFMQAMKQGGGELLPIDSEHNAIFQCLPNQFTKNPNPSLGVEELWLTASGGPFRNTPLEQLADITPEQACAHPNWVMGRKISVDSATMMNKGLEVIEAFWLFGLPLEKIKVLIHPQSVVHSMVRYRDGSVLAQLGQPDMRTPIAYGLAWPERIEAGVAPLSLTQLAALSFSEPDLARFPCLSLAFSAAKAGGIAPTVLNAANEVAVAAFLDEGLPYLRIPEVVEKTLSAISAANADSLEFILEVDARARKLAKEFICKH; the protein is encoded by the coding sequence GTGAAGCAAGTTGCCATCCTCGGATCTACTGGTTCCATTGGAATGAACACCTTGGATGTCATTCGCAATCATCCAGATCGCTTTAAGGTTGTTGCATTAACTGCTGGTAAGCAGATCGAGAAATTAGCAGAGCAGTGCGCCGAATTTAAACCTGCTATCGCGGTTGTCTCGGACGTCAATGGTGCCGCTAGCCTGAGTAAGTTATTGCTCGATAAGCAAATCAAAACGCAAGTGCTATATGGGCCAGCGGCATTGGTTGCTGCTGTCACCGAATCGAACTGTGACACCGTCATGGCAGCCATAGTCGGCGCGGCCGGATTGGTGCCAGCACTGGCGGCTGCAAAAGCTGGCAAAAGAGTATTGCTTGCCAACAAAGAAGCCTTAGTGATGTCTGGTGATTTATTCATGCAGGCAATGAAGCAGGGTGGCGGCGAACTGTTGCCGATTGATAGTGAGCACAATGCAATCTTTCAGTGCTTGCCAAATCAATTTACTAAAAACCCTAATCCAAGTTTGGGTGTTGAAGAGCTTTGGTTAACGGCTTCTGGCGGACCATTCAGAAATACTCCACTTGAACAATTGGCAGACATTACTCCGGAGCAAGCATGCGCACATCCCAATTGGGTGATGGGTCGCAAGATCTCGGTTGATTCAGCGACCATGATGAATAAAGGTCTTGAGGTGATTGAGGCATTCTGGTTGTTTGGTTTGCCATTGGAAAAAATTAAAGTCTTAATACATCCACAAAGCGTAGTGCACTCAATGGTGCGCTATCGCGACGGTTCTGTACTTGCGCAATTGGGTCAGCCCGATATGCGAACACCAATCGCTTATGGTCTTGCATGGCCAGAGCGCATTGAGGCTGGTGTAGCGCCATTGAGTTTGACTCAGTTAGCTGCTTTGAGTTTCTCTGAGCCTGACTTAGCGCGCTTTCCCTGTTTGTCTTTAGCATTTTCTGCAGCAAAAGCGGGTGGCATTGCGCCTACCGTTTTAAATGCCGCTAACGAAGTGGCTGTCGCTGCATTTTTGGATGAAGGCTTACCTTATCTTCGCATCCCTGAGGTAGTGGAAAAGACTTTGAGCGCAATCTCAGCTGCAAATGCAGACTCCCTGGAGTTTATTTTGGAAGTTGATGCTCGTGCAAGAAAGCTTGCCAAGGAATTTATTTGCAAGCATTGA
- the fabZ gene encoding 3-hydroxyacyl-ACP dehydratase FabZ: protein MSTPIAIDINKILKLLPHRYPFLLVDRVLEISPRESITALKNVTMNEPFFQGHFPDFPVMPGVLIIEALAQTAALLTFSEERAEDAIYYFAGIDGARFKKPVLPGDQLIMTAKLERGRAGIYKFAVQATVDGEIAAEANITCAVRTKGA from the coding sequence ATGAGCACACCAATTGCAATCGATATCAACAAGATTCTAAAGTTGCTGCCACATCGCTACCCATTTTTATTGGTGGATCGCGTATTGGAGATCAGCCCACGCGAGAGTATTACCGCATTAAAGAATGTGACGATGAATGAGCCATTCTTTCAAGGGCACTTTCCAGATTTTCCGGTGATGCCTGGGGTGCTGATTATTGAAGCCTTGGCTCAAACAGCTGCTTTGTTGACTTTCTCAGAAGAGCGTGCGGAAGATGCAATCTATTACTTTGCGGGAATTGACGGTGCTCGTTTTAAAAAGCCAGTTTTGCCTGGCGATCAGTTAATCATGACTGCCAAGTTAGAGCGTGGTCGTGCCGGCATTTATAAATTTGCAGTACAGGCTACTGTCGATGGAGAAATTGCTGCTGAAGCGAATATTACTTGTGCGGTACGTACGAAAGGCGCGTAA
- a CDS encoding isoprenyl transferase → MTKHSSSTLAIPEASAIPRHVAIIMDGNGRWASKRMMPRVAGHSEGLGAVRKIVQECRKLGVEYLTVFAFSSENWRRPPEEVGFLMKLFLKSLKGEVSRLAENDIALRLIGDLSRFDSAIQEMVEFSEKKTAGCKGLTFTIAANYGGRWDILQAMRQCLTANPNLKPEQVTEELLQPHLSMSYAPEPDLFIRTGGEQRVSNFLLWQLAYTELYFTDVLWPDFDEVELHKAFDWFSQRERRFGRTSAQLASQVMSDAV, encoded by the coding sequence ATGACCAAACACTCCAGTTCAACCTTAGCCATTCCAGAGGCAAGTGCCATACCTCGCCATGTGGCAATCATCATGGATGGCAATGGACGTTGGGCAAGCAAGCGCATGATGCCTCGTGTCGCGGGGCACTCAGAAGGCTTGGGAGCTGTTCGAAAAATTGTTCAAGAATGTCGCAAGCTTGGTGTTGAGTACTTAACGGTATTTGCTTTTAGTTCTGAGAACTGGCGTCGCCCACCTGAAGAGGTGGGTTTCTTGATGAAGTTATTTTTGAAGTCTTTAAAAGGCGAAGTTTCGCGCCTTGCTGAAAACGATATTGCTTTGCGCTTGATTGGCGATTTAAGTCGCTTTGACAGTGCGATTCAAGAGATGGTCGAGTTTTCTGAGAAAAAGACCGCTGGCTGTAAAGGCTTGACCTTTACCATTGCCGCAAACTACGGTGGTCGCTGGGATATTTTGCAGGCGATGCGTCAATGCTTGACGGCAAATCCAAATTTAAAGCCAGAGCAAGTTACCGAAGAATTGCTGCAGCCTCATCTGTCAATGTCTTATGCTCCAGAGCCGGATTTATTTATTCGTACGGGTGGGGAGCAGCGCGTGAGCAATTTCTTGTTATGGCAGCTGGCCTATACAGAGTTGTATTTCACCGATGTTTTGTGGCCTGATTTCGATGAGGTCGAATTACACAAGGCGTTTGACTGGTTCAGTCAGCGCGAGCGCCGTTTTGGCCGTACCAGTGCTCAGCTTGCCTCGCAAGTGATGAGCGATGCAGTTTGA
- the lpxB gene encoding lipid-A-disaccharide synthase, which yields MTLLPPQPAASFGNGTTLPKLACVAGEPSGDLLAAPVLSALNQIPDMAGLEVYGIGGPRMQAEGMRSDWPMETLSVRGYVEAIKQLPAILKLRKELVQNLLNEGRPDVYLGIDAPDFNLGVELELRKAGVPTLHFVSPSIWAWRAGRIKKISQAVERMLCIFPFETEIYDRAGVASTYVGHPLASEIPSEPDMQGARQKIAKALRKESDSLDGVVIAVLPGSRGSEIELIAPVFFETMLLLTERYQGQKLHFLVPVATPRLREPLEQLLLKTKNLNADIQIHLLDGMADEVLEASDVVLIASGTATLQAALWKKPMVISYKVPWLTAQIMKRQGYLPYVGLPNILCGEFVVPELLQDDATPEKLANAVQAWLENPTKVAQLKERFTQMHETLRRPTGLLVAQAVAQTIDNARNKRVSS from the coding sequence ATGACTTTATTGCCGCCTCAACCCGCGGCATCATTCGGTAACGGAACTACTTTGCCAAAGTTAGCTTGTGTAGCAGGTGAACCTTCTGGTGATCTACTCGCTGCGCCAGTGCTCAGTGCATTAAATCAAATACCGGATATGGCCGGTCTTGAGGTTTATGGTATCGGTGGCCCCCGCATGCAGGCTGAGGGAATGCGCTCTGACTGGCCAATGGAAACCTTGAGTGTTCGTGGTTATGTTGAGGCTATTAAACAGCTTCCAGCTATTTTGAAGTTACGCAAAGAGTTGGTTCAAAACCTACTCAATGAAGGCCGTCCAGATGTCTACTTAGGTATTGATGCGCCTGATTTTAATTTAGGCGTTGAGTTGGAGTTGCGTAAGGCAGGCGTTCCAACCCTGCATTTTGTATCGCCTTCAATCTGGGCTTGGCGAGCAGGACGAATTAAGAAGATCTCACAAGCAGTGGAACGCATGCTTTGCATCTTCCCTTTTGAGACTGAGATTTATGACCGTGCTGGTGTTGCCTCAACTTATGTGGGTCACCCGTTAGCGAGTGAAATACCTTCTGAGCCTGATATGCAGGGGGCCAGACAAAAGATTGCTAAAGCGCTGCGCAAAGAAAGTGATTCCCTTGATGGAGTTGTTATTGCTGTTCTTCCTGGCAGTCGTGGGTCGGAGATTGAGCTGATTGCACCAGTTTTTTTTGAAACGATGTTGCTATTGACAGAAAGATATCAGGGGCAAAAGCTTCATTTCTTAGTTCCAGTAGCTACGCCACGTTTGCGCGAGCCTCTTGAACAACTTTTGCTAAAGACAAAGAATTTGAATGCAGATATTCAGATTCATTTGCTCGATGGTATGGCTGATGAAGTACTCGAGGCATCCGATGTGGTGCTCATTGCCAGTGGTACCGCAACATTGCAGGCGGCGTTATGGAAAAAGCCCATGGTAATTTCTTATAAGGTGCCTTGGTTGACTGCCCAAATCATGAAACGGCAAGGCTATCTACCCTACGTGGGTTTGCCAAATATTTTATGCGGTGAGTTTGTTGTGCCAGAACTTCTACAAGATGATGCTACACCAGAAAAATTAGCTAATGCTGTACAAGCTTGGTTGGAAAATCCGACAAAGGTTGCTCAGCTAAAAGAGCGTTTTACCCAGATGCATGAAACGCTTCGTCGCCCTACCGGTTTATTGGTTGCGCAAGCAGTCGCTCAGACAATTGACAACGCTCGAAATAAGCGAGTCAGCTCATGA
- the bamA gene encoding outer membrane protein assembly factor BamA translates to MNFLTSPLRISARFIIQLVLLVAVGFSSNVYSADSFVVKDIRVEGLQRVEPGTVFSYLSVQVGETFTEEKGAEAIKSLYSTGFFRDVQIQAQGSVLIVIVEERPTISRIEFTGMKEFDPEIVRKSLKTVGVAEARFYDKALIDKAEQELKRQYVGKGMFAAEVVATVTPVERNQVAIYFNIDEGPVAKIQEINFIGNEVFSESTLKGEMQLKTGGWLSWYSKDNLYSKQKLTADLETIRSYYLNRGYLEFVIESTQVSITPDKKGIYLTVSIREGQKFTVKEVRLAGETLGKEAELMQLITLKPGDTFSSARLTESTKAIAEILGSYGYAFATINPQPDIRRDVAEVDLTLVVDPGRRIYVRQVAINGNAKTRDMVIRREMRQFESSWFDSEKIDLSKKRLGRLGYFTETDITTEDVPGSPDQVDVNVKVTEKPTGAVTIGAGFSSTEKLILSAGVNQDNAFGTGTAVGLNASLGKITQNLTLSNYDPYFTEDGISRYTDLYYRSSKPLYYVGDPDYQIKSVGSNIKFGVPYTEVDRVFFGTGIEVFSIYATTNTPIPYQNYVTSFGGTVPGRLQTYNVPLTVGWARDGRDSTLIPSEGSLQQLSGEVGTPVGDLTFYRLYGQYQKYHSFSKGNILSFNGEVGYGEAYGSKPFPITKNYYVGGIGSVRGYAPGSLGPQYYNTVIGAYQPTGGQSKIVSNVEYTFPVPGSGVDKTLRLFTFVDGGNAFGENINLVLKYSYGLGLSWISPLGPLKFSYGIPYKAQPTDNIQRLQFQVGTAF, encoded by the coding sequence TTGAATTTTCTGACCTCTCCTTTGCGTATTTCTGCCCGTTTCATCATTCAACTGGTATTGCTGGTTGCTGTTGGCTTTAGCTCGAACGTTTATTCGGCAGATTCTTTTGTTGTGAAAGATATTCGCGTAGAGGGGCTGCAGCGAGTTGAGCCGGGCACTGTATTTAGTTATCTATCTGTTCAAGTTGGTGAGACTTTTACCGAAGAGAAGGGTGCTGAGGCAATTAAGTCTTTATATAGCACTGGATTCTTTAGAGACGTTCAGATTCAGGCGCAAGGTAGCGTATTGATTGTGATTGTTGAAGAGCGGCCTACGATATCTAGAATTGAATTTACAGGGATGAAAGAATTTGACCCTGAGATTGTTCGCAAATCTTTGAAAACAGTTGGCGTTGCTGAAGCGCGTTTCTATGACAAGGCCTTGATTGATAAGGCTGAGCAAGAATTGAAGCGCCAGTATGTAGGCAAGGGTATGTTTGCTGCTGAAGTGGTGGCAACGGTTACTCCAGTTGAGCGTAACCAGGTGGCGATTTATTTCAATATCGACGAAGGTCCTGTTGCCAAGATTCAGGAAATTAATTTTATTGGCAATGAAGTCTTTAGTGAAAGCACTCTTAAGGGTGAAATGCAGCTCAAAACGGGCGGCTGGTTATCTTGGTATAGCAAAGACAATTTATATTCAAAACAAAAATTAACAGCCGACTTAGAGACAATTCGCTCTTACTATCTGAATCGTGGCTATCTTGAGTTTGTGATTGAATCTACTCAAGTTTCTATTACGCCAGACAAGAAGGGCATCTACCTTACTGTCAGTATTCGCGAAGGACAAAAATTCACAGTTAAAGAAGTGCGTTTAGCTGGCGAAACTTTGGGCAAAGAAGCCGAGTTAATGCAGTTGATCACCCTTAAGCCTGGCGATACTTTTTCATCAGCCCGCCTAACGGAGAGCACAAAGGCTATTGCCGAGATATTGGGTTCTTATGGCTATGCGTTTGCAACTATCAATCCTCAGCCTGACATTCGTAGAGATGTGGCTGAAGTAGATTTAACTTTAGTTGTGGATCCTGGCCGTCGTATCTATGTACGACAAGTGGCGATCAACGGAAATGCGAAAACCCGAGATATGGTGATTCGTCGTGAGATGCGTCAGTTTGAGAGCTCTTGGTTTGACAGTGAAAAGATCGATTTATCCAAAAAACGTTTAGGTCGCTTGGGTTACTTCACTGAAACAGACATCACTACAGAAGATGTTCCTGGATCACCCGATCAGGTTGATGTGAACGTAAAAGTTACTGAAAAGCCGACTGGCGCAGTCACTATTGGTGCAGGCTTTTCTTCTACTGAAAAATTGATCTTGTCGGCAGGTGTCAATCAAGATAATGCATTCGGTACGGGCACTGCAGTTGGCCTCAATGCCTCCCTGGGTAAGATCACCCAAAATCTGACGCTCTCTAATTACGATCCATACTTCACAGAAGATGGCATTAGTCGATATACCGATTTGTACTACCGATCATCTAAGCCGCTTTACTACGTTGGCGATCCTGACTACCAAATTAAATCTGTTGGTTCAAATATCAAGTTTGGTGTTCCTTATACCGAAGTAGACCGTGTTTTCTTTGGTACTGGTATTGAGGTGTTTAGTATTTATGCAACTACCAACACACCGATCCCTTATCAAAACTATGTAACCAGTTTTGGTGGCACGGTACCTGGTCGCCTGCAAACCTATAACGTACCTTTAACTGTTGGTTGGGCTCGCGATGGTCGCGACAGTACATTGATACCTTCCGAAGGTTCTTTGCAGCAACTATCTGGCGAGGTTGGAACTCCTGTGGGTGATCTGACTTTTTATCGTTTGTATGGCCAGTACCAGAAATATCACTCCTTCTCCAAAGGAAATATTTTGTCCTTTAATGGTGAGGTGGGTTATGGTGAGGCATATGGTTCCAAGCCGTTCCCTATTACTAAGAATTACTATGTGGGCGGTATCGGTTCTGTACGCGGCTATGCGCCTGGATCCCTTGGACCTCAGTACTACAACACTGTTATTGGCGCGTATCAACCAACTGGCGGCCAGTCCAAGATCGTGAGTAACGTTGAGTACACCTTCCCCGTTCCAGGTTCTGGCGTTGATAAAACCTTACGCCTGTTTACCTTCGTCGACGGTGGTAATGCATTCGGAGAAAATATCAATCTGGTCTTAAAATATTCCTATGGATTGGGTTTATCATGGATATCACCCCTGGGGCCTTTGAAGTTTAGTTACGGTATACCGTATAAAGCTCAGCCAACGGATAATATTCAGCGTTTGCAGTTCCAAGTGGGTACAGCGTTCTAA
- a CDS encoding OmpH family outer membrane protein, which produces MKLCQSSKWIQIGVIAAVSAIAMPQTFAQDAGTRVAVVNSEKVFNESNLAKAMQTRLQNEFTKRQNDLRDSAQKIKSAAEKLDRDAAVMNEADRIRRQRELADQDRELQRKQREFTEDLNQRTFEERAKIAEKANSVLKQIAEQRKIDVIVQEAAYVSPKSDITDDVIKALNSQK; this is translated from the coding sequence ATGAAGCTTTGTCAATCTTCAAAATGGATTCAAATTGGCGTTATTGCCGCTGTTTCGGCAATTGCTATGCCTCAGACATTTGCGCAAGATGCAGGGACTCGAGTTGCTGTTGTGAACTCAGAAAAAGTATTTAACGAATCTAATTTGGCTAAAGCGATGCAGACTCGCTTGCAAAATGAATTTACTAAGCGCCAGAATGATTTGCGCGACAGCGCTCAAAAAATTAAATCTGCCGCAGAAAAGCTTGATCGTGATGCTGCTGTAATGAACGAAGCAGATCGCATTCGTCGTCAACGTGAATTAGCTGATCAAGATCGCGAATTGCAACGCAAGCAACGTGAATTTACTGAAGATCTCAATCAACGTACATTCGAAGAGCGTGCAAAAATTGCTGAGAAAGCTAATTCAGTTCTCAAGCAAATCGCCGAACAGCGCAAAATTGATGTGATTGTTCAAGAGGCTGCTTACGTAAGTCCAAAGTCTGATATCACTGATGATGTTATCAAGGCTTTAAATAGCCAGAAATAA
- the lpxD gene encoding UDP-3-O-(3-hydroxymyristoyl)glucosamine N-acyltransferase, producing MPTAIELAEQFQASLVGEASLSFVGLAPLERAQSNQISFLSNPLYRQQASDSSAGALIVSKSDLEFLQANPSAHSAKRVYFVAKNPYASFARMAQHFAKASAPLYAPGIHPSAAIDASAIVPASCHIGPFVQIGPGVKLGERVSVLGNTTIARDAVVSSDTLIYPSASIYHGTQIGERCIVHSGAVIGADGFGFAPDFSATGGEWVKIPQTGRVVIGDDVEIGASTTIDRGAMSDTVIGAGTKIDNQVQIAHNVIIGNCCVIAGCAAISGSTKIGNFCIIGGAANFAGHLTIADRTTVSGNTSIIRSITEPGQHFTGVYPSMLHSAWEKNAAILRGLDKIRQRLRLLDKNKNTEA from the coding sequence ATGCCTACCGCCATCGAGCTGGCCGAACAGTTTCAAGCAAGCTTGGTGGGGGAGGCATCCCTCAGTTTTGTTGGTTTAGCTCCGCTAGAGCGAGCTCAATCCAATCAAATCTCTTTCCTTTCAAATCCTTTGTATCGACAGCAGGCTAGCGATAGTTCTGCCGGTGCTTTGATCGTTAGTAAATCAGATTTGGAGTTTTTGCAGGCAAACCCAAGCGCTCATTCGGCTAAGCGTGTTTACTTTGTTGCAAAAAATCCGTATGCATCTTTTGCCAGAATGGCGCAACACTTTGCTAAGGCTAGTGCGCCACTTTATGCTCCCGGTATTCACCCGAGTGCTGCAATCGACGCGAGCGCAATCGTTCCTGCTTCATGCCATATTGGCCCCTTCGTGCAGATTGGTCCGGGGGTGAAATTGGGAGAGCGAGTTTCGGTGCTTGGAAATACAACTATTGCTAGAGATGCAGTTGTCTCAAGCGATACATTGATCTATCCATCCGCCTCTATTTATCATGGCACCCAAATTGGTGAGCGCTGCATTGTTCATAGTGGTGCGGTCATTGGTGCTGATGGCTTTGGCTTTGCTCCAGATTTTTCCGCAACCGGTGGTGAGTGGGTCAAGATTCCGCAAACAGGTCGAGTGGTGATTGGCGATGATGTAGAAATTGGTGCTTCTACAACGATTGATCGTGGAGCGATGAGTGATACGGTAATTGGGGCTGGCACAAAGATTGACAATCAAGTGCAGATTGCGCATAACGTCATTATTGGTAATTGCTGTGTGATCGCGGGATGTGCTGCTATTTCTGGAAGTACCAAGATTGGTAACTTCTGCATTATTGGTGGCGCAGCAAATTTTGCAGGCCACCTCACCATTGCCGATAGAACAACGGTTTCAGGCAATACATCGATCATTCGTTCCATCACTGAGCCAGGACAGCACTTTACGGGTGTATATCCATCCATGCTCCATAGTGCTTGGGAGAAAAATGCGGCCATTTTGCGGGGCCTAGATAAAATACGTCAACGTCTACGTTTGCTGGATAAAAACAAAAATACAGAGGCATAA